One part of the Lytechinus pictus isolate F3 Inbred chromosome 3, Lp3.0, whole genome shotgun sequence genome encodes these proteins:
- the LOC129255521 gene encoding restin homolog: MDEIPEEFGVRQWSPSMVGTMSVLDRGDAPAQLVIERNLKAQAQRQADQTKEELDRITSRVNKTVAAFELNEEMMDENKAAYFVPDLLELEKIISDTIQKRRYQQQVMIFVVGFEEVTDQRLKLLNQINDFFGTYINSVDEEEFKPKKPEVDLEEVSIAVKDALDTASSATQKLSDINTEILSYVEKMTGGKAASKSKKKLEKALQQAKDDIMSLTDKLQGAQADIEDKEDQMTRLYKQIDLKSMEVMKYKNAAEQAKKKLDQISELQLEISERDEEIERLNKALDDSQLSLKQLENSKENSFARLKAANDEGENKNVNLITYLCSRLGRFAVGAVFFISIVLGSFLFLNMKTNVACH, translated from the exons ATGGATGAGATACCAGAAGAGTTTGGTGTGCGTCAGTGGTCCCCCTCTATGGTGGGTACCATGTCTGTCTTAGACCGAGGTGATGCCCCAGCACAGCTGGTGATTGAAAGGAATCTAAAAGCTCAAGCTCAGCGTCAGGCTGACCAAACAAAAGAGGAACTAGATCGCATCACATCTCGTGTCAACAAG ACTGTTGCTGCCTTTGAACTCAATGAAGAGATGATGGATGAAAACAAAGCTGCCTACTTTGTCCCTGATTTA TTGGAGCTTGAGAAGATCATTAGTGACACCATTCAAAAGAGAAGATATCAGCAGCAGGTCATGATCTTTGTGGTTGGATTTGAAGAAGTCACTGACCAGAGACTCAAGTTATTAAATCAGATCAATGAT TTCTTTGGAACATACATAAATAGTGTGGATGAGGAGGAATTTAAACCCAAGAAACCTGAAGTTGACCTGGAAGAGGTATCCATTGCTGTGAAGGATGCTCTAGATACAGCGTCTAGTGCCACACAGAAACTATCTGACATCAATACTGAAATCCTATCATATGTGGAGAAAATGACAGGAGGCAAGGCTGCATCAAA GAGTAAAAAGAAGCTTGAAAAGGCTCTACAGCAAGCCAAAGATGATATCATGAGTTTAACTGACAAATTACAGGGGGCTCAAGCAG ACATTGAAGACAAAGAAGATCAGATGACAAGACTTTACAAGCAGATTGATTTGAAGAGCATGGAAGTCATGAAATACAAGAATGCAGCTGAACAAGCAAAG AAAAAACTTGACCAAATCAGTGAACTGCAGTTGGAGATTTCTGAGCGGGATGAGGAAATTGAGAGGTTAAACAAGGCCCTAGATGACAGTCAGCTGAGTTTAAAACAGCTGGAGAACTCAAAAGAGAACAGCTTTGCCAGACTCAAAGCAGCAAAtgatgaaggagag aataaaaatgtaaatttgattACATATCTTTGTAGTAGACTAGGCAGGTTTGCGGTGGGAGCTGTGTTCTTTATCTCTATAGTACTAGGATCATTTCTTTTCCTTaacatgaaaacaaatgttGCATGTCATTAA